From the genome of Burkholderia pyrrocinia:
CATCGTGATGGCCGTCGAGAACTCGACGTTCCCCGCGACGCTGATTCCCGATCCGCAGGCGATCGGCGGTTCGCTGTACAGCTATCTCGAAGCGCGCGGCACGCCGATCGTGCGCGCGCTGCAGCATTTCCGCGCAGTCAACGCGACCGACGAGATCGCCGAGCAGATGGGCATCGCGCCGCACGACGCGCTGCTGCTGATCACGCGAATCGGCTATACGTCGGACCAGCGCGCGATCGAGCTGACCGATACCTACTGCCGCAACGACTATTACGACTTCGTCGTCGAGCTGCGCAAGTAACGCAAGCCGCGCCGCCGGCGCTCACAACCAGCGCGCATCGTCGGTGCCGAGCGGCACAGGCGGCCGCGCGAACGACGGCGGCGTCGCCGACAACCGCTCGGCCGGCCGCACGGCGTCGATCGTGCCGAACGGCGACGCGACGCGGTCGATCCGGTCGCGCACGTCGGCAGCCGCGAGATCGGGCGCCTGCAGGCCGTCCGGCACGGCGCCGAACGACTGCAGCCAGCGCCCCGTCTGCGCGAGCGACAGCCGCACGTGCCAGCTTCCCCCTTCGCGCGCCCGCCGCGCGAGCGCGATCATCGCGCCGAACGCCGCGAGATAACCCGTCGCATGATCGAGCGCCTGGCACGGCAGATGGCGTGGCTCGTCCGCGTGCGCGGCCTGCTGCTCCTGCCATGCGATCCCGCTCGCCGACTGCACGAGACTGTCGAAGCCGCGCCGTTTCGCCCACGGCCCCGCATGCCCGTATGCGGACACCGACACGCAGACGATGCCGGGCCGCAGTTCCGCCAGCGCCTGCGGCGCGAAACCGCGCGCCGCAAGTGCGCCGGGCCGGTACGACTGCAGGAACACATCCGCGTCGCATGCGAGCGCGTGCAGCGTATCGACGCCTGCGTCGTCGCGCAGGTCGATCCATGTCGAACGCTTGCCGCGCCCGTTGTCGATCACGAGCGGCGCGATGTTCGGCAGGTGCGGGCCGTTGACGAGCAGCGTCTGCGCACCGTGCGACGCCAGCGTGCGGCCCACGACCGGCCCCGCGATGATGCGCGTGAGATCGAGCACGCGCACGCCCGCGAGCGGCTGGCCGGCCTCGCCGCGGCCGATCGGCTCGACCGGCGCGTCGCCGATCCGCTCGATCTCGAACAGCGGCAGCGACGCAATCGCATGCGCCTGCTCGTGCGCCGCCCATTCATCAGGTGTTCTGATCAATGCCGCACACAGTCCAGCCTCGGCCAGCGCGGTGTCGAGTGCCGCGCCGTCCCACGTGCGGATCGCCGCGGCGACGTCGGCCGGCTGCGCGCCGCAACCGAGCACGTCGAGGATCCCGTGCAGGTGATGCGGGAAGTTCGCGTGCAGCTGGATCCAGCGCCCGTCGCGCGTCTCGTAGAAGCCCGTCACCGGATGACGCAACTCCGGCGGCGGACCGTCGTCCACGCGCAGGTAGCGTTCGCTGCGGAACGCGACGAGCGCGTCGCGCACCGACACGTCGACGGATTGCGCGACGCCCGTGCGAAGCCGGTGGCATTCGGCCGCCGCGAGCCCGGCGGCCGCGATCGTTGCCGCGGCGAGCGTGCCGACATGGAACGTCGACGGCAGCGTCGGGTCCTGCCCCGTCACGGTCGCGCGGGCCAGCGCGCCGCGGTCGCCGTGTGCGAGTTGCCACAGATGCGTCAATGCGAGTTCGGGTGTCATGGTGAAGTGAGCGCCTCGGCGTCGGAGGGGAGATGGAATCGAGTCTAGAATTCGCGACAGGCGCGATCAATCTTGATTGCACGAATCAATACATAACGAATAGTTGTAGCGGGGCCGCGCTTCATGCGCCCCGACAGGAGCGACCGGCATGACATCCCTCAGCGCGCAGGAAGCCGCCGGCACCCTCGGCGTCAGCGTGAGCACGCTCTATGCGTATGTGAGTCGCGGGCTGTTGCGCTCGCTGCCCGATGGCGCAACCAAGCGCCGCCGCTACGACGCGGACGAGGTGCGCCTGCTCGCGCGCCGCCGCGCCGACGCGAAACGCGCGGGCGGCGTCGCCGAGCGGTCGCTCGACTGGGGCGTGCCCGTGCTGGAATCGCGGATCACGCAGATCGCCGATGGCCGCCTGCGCTACCGTGGCGCCGATGCGATCGCGCTTGCCGACGAGGCGACGCTGGAGCAGACGGCCGCGAGGCTCTGGGACTGTCCGCCCGCGCGGCTTGCCGCCGCGTCGCTCGCGTCGACCGGTTTCGACGCCGCTCAGTGGGACGACTGGGCACGCCGCTGGGCGCATCTCGCGCCGCTCGAACGCACGCTGGTGCTGCTGCCCGCCGCGGCCGCGTCGCTGCCGCGCCTGTGGGCGCAGGGGCGCGACGCGCAGCTCGATGCGGCCACGCTGCTGCTGCGCGTCGCGACGGCCGCGCTCGCCGGCATCGCGCCGGGCGATGCGCCCGTGCACCGGCAGCTTGCGGCCGCGTGGCGCGTGCGACGGCGTGACGAAGCCGACCTGCTGCGCCGCGCGCTCGTGCTGTGCGCCGATCACGAACTGAATCCGTCGACCTTTGCGGTGCGCTGCATCGCGTCGACCGGCACTCACCTGTTCGGCGCGATCGCGGGCGGGCTCGCGGCGCTGTCCGGGCCGCGCCACGGCGGCGAGACGTTCCGCGCGGGCACGCTGCTCGACGAAGCGGCCCGCGCCGCCGACCTCGATCGCTTCCTCGCGCTGCGGCTGGCGCACGACGAACGCGCGGACGGCGGCCGCACGGCCCTTTCCGGCTTCGCGCACCCGCTCTATCCCGACGGCGACCCGCGCGCGCTGGCGCTGCTCGACGCACTGCACGCGGCCGCGCCCGACCGCCCGGCGCTGCACATGGCGCGCGCGCTCGCCGCGCGCGTCGAAGCGGCAACGGGCCTGCGGCCGGCGATCGATTTCGCGCTCGCGGCGCTGGAGCGCACGCTCGCGCTGCCGGACGGCGCGGCGTTCACGCTGTTCGCGGCCGGCCGCACGGCCGGCTGGATCGCGCACGCGCTCGAACAATACGCGGACGGCAAGCTGATCCGGCCCCGGGCGCGCTACGTCGGCAGCGACGCGGCTGTGTGACGGCGGCCGTCGCGCCATGCGACGAGCGGCCGCCACCACGCATGCGCGGCGCGTACGGCCGGCACCGCGAGCGGACCGAACGCGAAGGTCGCGCCGTGCGGCCCCGCGCTGACCCACACGCGCATGCCGGGCATCAACGTCAGCGAATCGCCGGCGCCGAGCCAGTGGTCTTCGGGCCGGCCCTCGACGGTCACCCAGACGTCGCCTTCGGCCACCTCGAGCACGGTGCGATCGACGATCCGCCACCGTCCGGCCGGCTCGTCACCGTCCATCACGTAAAGTCGCAGTTCGCGCATGGCAGCCTCCTGGTCGCACGGGTTCGATGGCTCCAGTATTTCTGACAGTGGCAGCACACGGACAGATACGGCGACAGACACTTTTGGCTGAACTGTACTGGTCAGCCGACGGGGACGGACATTCGCCGGCCGGGCTTCGCATTGCGCCTGCACCGAACCTGCACCGTGCGGCGGCTTTCCCTACAATGTCGGCTGTCCCGCGCCACCGCCCGCCTTCATGTTCCAACGCCCGCCCGCCGCCGCTCCCGGCGAAAAGAACCTCACCGTGATGCTCTGGCT
Proteins encoded in this window:
- a CDS encoding DUF2917 domain-containing protein, translated to MRELRLYVMDGDEPAGRWRIVDRTVLEVAEGDVWVTVEGRPEDHWLGAGDSLTLMPGMRVWVSAGPHGATFAFGPLAVPAVRAAHAWWRPLVAWRDGRRHTAASLPT
- a CDS encoding CoA transferase — protein: MTPELALTHLWQLAHGDRGALARATVTGQDPTLPSTFHVGTLAAATIAAAGLAAAECHRLRTGVAQSVDVSVRDALVAFRSERYLRVDDGPPPELRHPVTGFYETRDGRWIQLHANFPHHLHGILDVLGCGAQPADVAAAIRTWDGAALDTALAEAGLCAALIRTPDEWAAHEQAHAIASLPLFEIERIGDAPVEPIGRGEAGQPLAGVRVLDLTRIIAGPVVGRTLASHGAQTLLVNGPHLPNIAPLVIDNGRGKRSTWIDLRDDAGVDTLHALACDADVFLQSYRPGALAARGFAPQALAELRPGIVCVSVSAYGHAGPWAKRRGFDSLVQSASGIAWQEQQAAHADEPRHLPCQALDHATGYLAAFGAMIALARRAREGGSWHVRLSLAQTGRWLQSFGAVPDGLQAPDLAAADVRDRIDRVASPFGTIDAVRPAERLSATPPSFARPPVPLGTDDARWL
- a CDS encoding citrate/2-methylcitrate synthase — its product is MTSLSAQEAAGTLGVSVSTLYAYVSRGLLRSLPDGATKRRRYDADEVRLLARRRADAKRAGGVAERSLDWGVPVLESRITQIADGRLRYRGADAIALADEATLEQTAARLWDCPPARLAAASLASTGFDAAQWDDWARRWAHLAPLERTLVLLPAAAASLPRLWAQGRDAQLDAATLLLRVATAALAGIAPGDAPVHRQLAAAWRVRRRDEADLLRRALVLCADHELNPSTFAVRCIASTGTHLFGAIAGGLAALSGPRHGGETFRAGTLLDEAARAADLDRFLALRLAHDERADGGRTALSGFAHPLYPDGDPRALALLDALHAAAPDRPALHMARALAARVEAATGLRPAIDFALAALERTLALPDGAAFTLFAAGRTAGWIAHALEQYADGKLIRPRARYVGSDAAV